From a single Mycosarcoma maydis chromosome 2, whole genome shotgun sequence genomic region:
- a CDS encoding uncharacterized protein (related to cell wall protein UTR2) — protein MAIHKRTTASQLLISIVGVLALFSNLTTVSAQTSRITCSASSQCPESSPCCSSEGVCGSGAMQCAGGCNPMASFKPSSCLPNPVCRSRNMTIKPSDYNNKDTFMPILEYNGNASSPFTLDSGTLGAGPEGVLLQLKAAQQAKISSTDYFMYGYVEATLRHDARQGVVAAFILMSDVKDEVDWEFVADGSVGMTNYFRLGVPVLDHGVNVTTPNFNTSEWHTYGLNWTSSQLQWTIDGRVVRTLSRAEAGADYPQTPSRIQLSTWAGGNDTNPEGTIAWAGGPIDWNSPEYKQNGFYSQEIKQFNVQCASIDSLDLTSIPAENSSNGSNPGSANVTSFGYTGANSTSSLGPAFGTSTDPLRILSDPGADGIPGYPGYGAADTGPSGKGKQDSKGSSNDKNDHDGSKDGDAHSSSVPTSDALKYALPISGAIVGLAALWAIIAFVRSRHLKAPIINAIGVTGVNDPRFTAPLYGGRYGKASNSLATSAYQDVEHEPASIYRNEPNMNLMMGGGIMSDVGVSHLQRKTTGGSKVSRSSSRGVADRLLRNQSRAQRYQQLDATLEEEDYDQVTGYPVSKRFRSNAGVASYLTGADACQGRGYEEAVQEEEEKNDFDRPATYSEVHSYYDTPGSSPVKSNAHAGRGFYGPAATDTSFEACRLESPQRRALPITPYTPNYAAVSVSAPARPRPSGRMYDTPNVNYYPTPVMTQSEGYQPNARLSYSANPRVQASQPVEGCYRGVYAPISPPRRHS, from the coding sequence ATGGCAATACACAAACGCACAACAGcctcgcagctgctcatctcAATCGTCGGAGTTCTTGCTCTATTTTCCAACTTGACGACCGTTTCTGCTCAGACTTCAAGAATCACATGCAGTGCTTCGTCCCAGTGTCCTGAATCAAGCccctgctgctcttccgAAGGAGTTTGTGGATCGGGTGCAATGCAGTGCGCCGGAGGTTGCAATCCAATGGCGAGCTTCAAGCCTTCATCATGCCTTCCAAATCCAGTTTGCCGCTCTCGCAATATGACCATCAAGCCGAGCGACTACAACAACAAGGACACATTTATGCCCATCCTCGAATACAATGGCAATGCATCTTCTCCGTTTACTCTCGACTCAGGTACGCTGGGCGCTGGGCCCGAGGGTGTTCTTCTACAGCTCAAAGCCGCACAGCAAGCCAAGATCTCTAGCACCGACTACTTCATGTATGGCTACGTCGAAGCGACACTTCGACATGATGCCCGCCAAGGTGTGGTGGCCGCATTTATCTTGATGTCAGACGTCAAGGATGAAGTGGATTGGGAATTTGTGGCCGACGGGTCTGTAGGGATGACCAACTACTTCAGGCTGGGAGTGCCAGTACTCGACCATGGCGTCAACGTCACTACTCCTAACTTCAACACCAGCGAATGGCATACGTATGGTCTCAACTGGACCAGCAGTCAGCTACAATGGACCATCGATGGCAGAGTGGTCAGGACGCTTAGTCGGGCCGAAGCCGGTGCGGATTATCCACAGACGCCGTCGAGAATTCAGCTGAGTACATGGGCCGGTGGAAATGATACCAACCCGGAAGGGACTATTGCATGGGCTGGTGGACCGATCGATTGGAACTCGCCCGAGTACAAGCAGAACGGGTTCTATTCACAAGAGATCAAGCAGTTCAACGTCCAATGTGCCAGCATTGACAGTCTCGATCTCACGAGCATTCCTGCCGAGAATTCTAGCAATGGCAGCAATCCTGGCAGTGCCAACGTGACCTCGTTTGGCTATACAGGTGCCAACTCGACTTCCTCGCTGGGCCCAGCTTTCGGTACGAGCACTGATCCACTGAGGATTCTTTCGGATCCGGGTGCCGATGGGATTCCTGGCTATCCAGGTTACGGCGCAGCAGACACCGGACCCAGCGGTAAAGGAAAGCAAGACAGCAAGGGCTCAAGCAATGACAAGAACGATCACGATGGTAGCAAAGATGGAGATGCACACAGCTCATCGGTCCCGACTTCGGATGCACTCAAGTACGCACTACCTATCTCTGGCGCCATTGTGGGACTGGCAGCACTATGGGCTATCATCGCTTTCGTGCGCAGCCGTCATCTCAAGGCTCCGATCATCAACGCGATTGGCGTGACCGGTGTCAATGATCCTCGCTTCACAGCACCTCTGTACGGTGGAAGATATGGGAAAGCCAGCAATAGTTTGGCAACTTCAGCTTATCAGGACGTGGAACACGAACCTGCTAGCATCTATCGCAACGAGCCCAACATGAACTTGATGATGGGCGGCGGAATCATGTCGGATGTCGGAGTTTCTCATTTGCAGCGTAAGACGACCGGCGGATCTAAGGTGtctcgcagctcaagccgTGGTGTGGCCGATCGACTCTTGAGAAATCAAAGCCGAGCGCAGAGATACCAGCAACTAGATGCGACTctggaggaagaagacTATGACCAGGTGACAGGTTATCCAGTCAGCAAACGATTCAGGAGCAATGCTGGTGTAGCAAGCTACTTGACAGGAGCCGACGCGTGCCAAGGTCGCGGGTATGAGGAGGCGGTgcaagaggaggaagagaaaAATGACTTTGACCGTCCTGCCACGTACAGCGAGGTGCACAGCTATTATGACACACCTGGATCAAGCCCTGTCAAGAGCAACGCCCATGCAGGCAGAGGCTTCTACggaccagcagcaacagacACGTCGTTTGAGGCATGTCGACTAGAATCACCGCAGCGACGTGCTTTGCCTATTACTCCGTATACTCCGAACTATGCCGCTGTTTCTGTTTCTGCGCCTGCACGTCCGCGTCCATCAGGGAGGATGTACGACACGCCCAACGTCAACTACTACCCAACCCCCGTAATGACGCAAAGCGAGGGATATCAGCCGAATGCACGCTTGTCGTACAGTGCTAATCCGCGTGTTCAAGCATCTCAACCTGTCGAAGGATGTTATCGTGGAGTCTATGCTCCCATCTCACCGCCAAGacgccattcgtga
- a CDS encoding tRNA 1-methyladenosine methyltransferase subunit GCD14 (related to GCD14 - translational repressor of GCN4) encodes MNASSSSRWTKSHDAFIKAGDLIIVFASRDKTPMPLTVTPGEHVSNMFGHFPHEDMVGMPYGSKMISKNSRGYVYLLRPTPELWTLALPHRTQILYSPDMSFISMKLNMGPGSRVIEAGTGSGSFSHVIARTVGRANLGSRSESNGNTEAKCSFSERQVPRNWQGLPNHLQQSLSRGRGQLRDKDEVGSETAETLTASSPREESAAAAESSASATTQRPDTDPHVPEEHGRLWSFEFHEPRADKARAEFAAHGMDKVIVLNHRNVCKDGFGLTDAADSVFLDLPAPWEAVGHATKALRRDTVTRICCFSPCIEQVLKTVTALNEHGFTDVETFESLVRTHESHAAAGPEVSIDEAISRIRVVEKRKEARRLIQIEKARSAKAQTTGKHDGADDGGDTSMTEPVASTSISESSSLKRKHDEQGEEEDAGQNDLEQATSQEQRTTNTTQDKAANGTYQRGVQEGIAVTKKKARMMQQQTHQNQPIQAATVYSRPYYEMRGHTSYLTFATLLPRDMTAGL; translated from the coding sequence ATGAAtgcctcttcgagctcgcgaTGGACAAAGAGTCATGATGCGTTCATCAAGGCGGGGGATCTGATCATTGTGTTTGCATCGAGAGACAAGACGCCAATGCCTCTCACCGTGACACCCGGAGAACACGTGTCCAACATGTTTGGACACTTCCCCCACGAAGATATGGTCGGCATGCCCTATGGCAGCAAGATGATTTCAAAGAACAGCCGTGGATATGTCTACCTCCTTCGACCGACGCCCGAGCTCTGGACACTGGCATTGCCACATCGTACGCAGATTCTGTATTCGCCCGACATGTCGTTCATCTCCATGAAGCTCAACATGGGCCCTGGAAGTCGGGTCATCGAAGCTGGCACGGGGTCGGGCAGCTTCAGCCACGTCATCGCCCGCACAGTCGGCCGTGCCAATCTTGGTTCGAGATCGGAATCCAACGGCAACACAGAGGCCAAGTGCAGTTTTTCAGAAAGGCAAGTGCCAAGGAATTGGCAGGGACTTCCCAACCACCTGCAGCAGAGTCTCTCTCGAGGCAGAGGGCAACTTCGTGATAAGGACGAAGTTGGCTCAGAAACAGCCGAAACTTTGACTGCCAGCTCTCCAAGAGAAGAatctgcagctgcggccGAGTCTTCAGCCTCTGCGACAACACAGCGACCTGATACAGACCCTCACGTTCCCGAAGAGCACGGCAGACTATGGAGTTTCGAGTTTCATGAGCCGCGTGCCGACAAGGCGAGAGCCGAGTTTGCGGCGCATGGTATGGACAAGGTCATTGTGCTCAACCATCGCAACGTTTGCAAAGACGGCTTTGGTCTCACTGACGCTGCCGACTCGGTGTTCTTGGACTTGCCCGCGCCGTGGGAAGCGGTTGGACATGCCACCAAGGCGTTGCGGCGCGATACAGTGACACGCATTTGCTGCTTTTCTCCGTGTATCGAGCAGGTGCTCAAGACGGTCACGGCCCTCAATGAGCACGGTTTTACCGATGTCGAGACGTTCGAATCACTGGTACGCACCCACGAGAGtcacgctgctgctggacCCGAGGtgagcatcgacgaggcgatcaGCCGTATCCGCGTGGTCGAAAAGCGCAAAGAGGCGAGACGGTTGATCCAAATCGAAAAGGCTCGTAGCGCTAAGGCACAGACTACGGGTAAGCATGATGGTGCTGATGACGGTGGCGACACTAGCATGACAGAGCCCGTTGCTTCTACAAGTATCTCTGAATCATCTAGCCTGAAGCGCAAACACGATGAGCAGGGtgaagaggaagatgcAGGGCAAAACGacctcgagcaagcaaCGTCACAGGAGCAAAGGACGACGAATACAACTCAAGACAAAGCTGCCAATGGCACGTATCAGCGCGGCGTGCAAGAAGGTATCGCAGTCACAAAGAAGAAAGCGCGCATGATGCAACAGCAAACGCACCAAAATCAGCCCATTCAAGCGGCCACCGTCTACTCAAGACCTTATTACGAGATGCGGGGGCATACGAGCTACCTCACCTTTGCGACGCTTCTTCCGCGCGACATGACGGCTGGTCTCTGA
- a CDS encoding Kinesin-7a motor protein, with protein sequence MFLFRSSTSSPAPPFPTPRKSSLSGLPSTISASSEISSGSSLASSPSSNSILSLLQAHSSVSSSSSVSSVPSPATCFATLPSEPILTANALTPDTSEPKKAAATPARPSTSPNRSTLPTCPRTSRATTTIKACPSFNTASRRSTISPSNTEHRPSKSVTMAKKAKVGSAAKSSPFTKLVAADTATKQSAVSATTDVETSLPTVAEDDAATPAATSNASTVNDVDTSSSSTTESKQNVVVCVRMRPSRASSSDSEASVWNCDSEKNRIFPTEHHPAIAKRTTSSERAGAGASIAAAPSSHDLDHEDPTSSTYHFQFDKLITGAQTTDDMYHSHIAPVVRAAVEGYNGTVFAYGQTGSGKTHTMSGSDAEPGVIPRAVEQIFQMIKDEPDREFLLRVSYLEIYNETLKDLLAPLPPLTGSTGSSLQTTDRPASPIKGGSSHAAGQSQSCTLRIIEDQKSSRVIITGLREEIVTDANTVLCLIQRGQDERHVGATDWNERSSRSHCVFQLTIESRSRAPSASKEVRISQLNLIDLAGSERAASQAERRKEGAFINKSLLTLGTVIGKLTEPVENGDAHIPYRDSKLTRILQTSLSGNARIAVICTLSPDTEHANETLSTLKFGKRCKLVVTTAKKGTAMDDKALLQKYRKELDALRAKLEANGPSPNPNEVMTIVSAEASKESQQKLDQLNQQKEAAQREVEDMQKKRSHLKAQIEHLTRLILTSQSVASDTADSNAAAGPSTPIRNRGAYASALARRGPRMSDLGSGCNSPISLTAPLETTLSGAKPFELEAELAALRRQLRQQIESRTALITAHTAELTARDARQAELQEAIRLNEEELDEAEAAYDKLKAERDEARSIALKEQAKARENRKKLLEEQEANRLLKLVAKARAGEQDQALQAQIEKLKKLLESKEEELEQVKRALDEELREVRRAVEEEKAARAQAQGELNELKQAKTALQLELDQAIASVTELKEKQDATNKASRDDDEDEDDVKTEFRNIVRGSQVKDDASEQLKQRQLELQEREAQLERLGTELEQARRQLASAQTPCAPSPISLGELSTLRDELGASEEERQTLQVELAKLRAVASGRERVTEKLASLETELSRANAKISELEKEILAEKARSAEALKKVSRPLPVPLPIQGGSMTGSPVSPTKALAGGSKLRPGATTPTCTLTSGLNRAGSVKEYRRYQSGADASSPTPPSPSPASGSRSVMLGHTPTFSGSSLGSHTSILAASPSTATQPAGKAERDEIDRLNAVINSQRAIMADLENSVASWKTRMKTQAELIHKLMVSNGTSSAAGQSPPSSDAEADEVFGQGSPRRHKQAGWQQDAQHTLPRTTHLALSSTNNSVPTPYYGAHTFNRPPSTIGSPTKPFSNSSTADSWSYSSPHPLPLPGSGDSVSPSKRKPRKTIEMDLKLLKSSPRVESSKNRFNLENEVANSADTPTKRRATNASAYYI encoded by the coding sequence ATGTTCCTTTTCCGATCTTCGACTTCATCTCCCGCACCTCCCTTTCCCACGCCTCGCAAGTCATCCCTTTCTGGCCTGCCCTCAACCATCTCAGCCTCGTCCGAGATATCCTCTGGCAGCTCTCTCGCTTCCAGtccgagcagcaacagcatcctCTCGCTTTTGCAGGCCCACTCTTCtgtctcttcttcctcgtcaGTTTCCAGTGTTCCTTCTCCTGCCACTTGTTTCGCTACGCTCCCCTCCGAGCCCATTTTGACGGCAAACGCTTTGACCCCTGATACGTCAGAGCCCAAGAAAGCGGCAGCCACTCCCGCACGACCCTCCACCTCTCCTAACAGATCCACACTTCCTACTTGTCCACGCACCTCGAGAGCCACTACCACCATCAAAGCCTGTCCCTCCTTCAACACGGCAAGCCGCcgctccaccatctcgccatCCAACACAGAGCATCGACCCTCCAAATCAGTTACAatggccaagaaggccaaggtGGGCTCAGCCGCCAAATCCTCCCCTTTTACAAAGTTGGTCGCAGCCGATACAGCAACCAAGCAATCCGCAGTCTCAGCCACTACGGACGTGGAGACTAGCCTGCCAACGGTGGCtgaagacgacgctgcGACGCCGGCTGCTACCTCTAACGCATCTACCGTGAATGATGTTGATacatcctcttcgtcgacgacaGAGTCCAAGCAGAATGTGGTTGTCTGCGTGCGTATGCGCCCTTCGCGtgcatcctcgtccgacTCTGAAGCATCCGTCTGGAATTGCGACTCGGAAAAGAACCGCATCTTTCCAACAGAGCATCATCCAGCGATTGCAAAGCGTACCACCTCCTCTGAGCGCGCCGGTGCAGGCGCATCGATAGCGGCTGCGCCTTCTTCCCATGATCTCGACCATGAAGATcccacctcctccacctACCACTTTCAGTtcgacaagctcatcaCCGGTGCACAGACCACCGATGACATGTATCACTCGCACATTGCGCCCGTCGTTCGCGCTGCTGTGGAGGGGTACAACGGAACCGTCTTTGCCTACGGTCAGACGGGCAGCGGTAAAACGCACACCATGTCCGGAAGCGATGCGGAGCCTGGTGTGATTCCGCGCGCAGTAGAGCAAATTTTTCAGATGATCAAAGACGAGCcggatcgtgaatttctGTTGCGGGTTAGCTACCTCGAGATCTACAATGAGACTCTCAAGGATCTACTCGCACCTCTACCACCACTGACGGGATCGACGGGCTCCTCACTGCAAACCACCGATCGGCCTGCCTCGCCCATCAAAGGGGGTTCCAGTCACGCTGCTGGACAATCGCAATCTTGTACGCTCCGAATCATCGAAGATCAAAAATCGAGCCgcgtcatcatcaccgGTCTTCGAGAGGAAATCGTCACCGATGCCAACACGGTGCTTTGCCTCATACAACGAGGTCAGGATGAACGTCATGTGGGTGCGACTGACTGGAACGAGCGCTCCTCGCGCTCACACTGCGTTTTCCAACTCACCATCGAATCGCGTTCGCGCGCACCAAGCGCCAGCAAAGAAGTCCGAATCAGTCAACTCAACCTTATCGACCTCGCCGGCTCGGAACGTGCAGCCAGCCAAGCAGAACGTCGTAAAGAAGGCGCCTTTATCAACAAGTCGCTCCTCACGCTCGGCACAGTGATCGGCAAACTCACAGAGCCAGTCGAAAACGGAGATGCACACATCCCATATCGAGACTCAAAACTGACGCGTATCTTGCAGACTTCGCTCTCGGGCAATGCGAGAATCGCCGTCATCTGCACACTCAGTCCCGACACCGAACATGCCAACGAGACGCTCTCAACATTAAAGTTCGGTAAGAGGTGCAAGTTGGTCGTCACCACCGCGAAAAAGGGAACCGCCATGGACGATAAAGCGTTGCTGCAAAAGTACCGCAAGGAGTTGGACGCCTTGAGAGCCAAGTTAGAGGCTAATGGACCGTCTCCTAATCCAAACGAAGTGATGACCATTGTGTCGGCAGAAGCGTCGAAAGAATCACAGCAGAAGCTGGACCAGCTCAATCAGCAGAAAGAAGCAGCGCAGAGGGAGGTCGAAGACATGCAGAAAAAGAGGAGCCATCTCAAAGCGCAGATCGAACATCTTACGCGGCTCATCTTGACCAGTCAGAGTGTGGCTTCGGATACTGCTGACAGcaacgctgcagcaggTCCAAGCACGCCAATTCGAAACCGCGGTGCATACGCCTCTGCAttggctcgtcgaggtcCTCGAATGAGTGACCTTGGTTCTGGCTGCAACAGTCCCATCTCCCTCACCGCCCCACTTGAAACGACTCTGAGTGGAGCCAAGCCATTCGAACTGGAAGCGGAGCTTGCAGCTCTACGCCGACAATTACGCCAACAGATCGAATCGCGCACTGCCCTAATCACCGCGCACACCGCCGAGCTGACGGCACGAGACGCGCGCCAAGCCGAATTGCAAGAAGCCATTCGACTCAACGAagaagagctcgacgaagcagaggcggcttacgacaagctcaaagcAGAGCGGGACGAAGCACGCAGCATCGCGTTGAAGGAGCAGGCCAAGGCGAGGGAGAATCGGAAAAAGCTACTCGAGGAACAGGAGGCGAATCGGCTGTTGAAATTGGTAGCCAAAGCCAGGGCTGGTGAACAAGATCAAGCGCTCCAGGCACAGATTGAGAAATTAAAGAAGTTACTCGAAAGCaaagaggaggagctggAGCAGGTAAAGCGTGCATTGGACGAGGAGCTGAGGGAGGTGAGGAGagcggtggaggaggaaaaAGCTGCTAGGGCGCAAGCGCAGGGCGAGCTGAATGAActcaagcaagcaaagacagccttgcagctcgagctggaccAAGCTATTGCTTCAGTGACCGAGCTGAAGGAGAAGCAAGATGCAACAAACAAAGCCTCCcgcgacgatgatgaggacgaggacgacgtCAAAACCGAATTTCGAAACATCGTACGCGGCAGCCAAGTCAAGGACGACGCCAGCGAACAACTCAAACAGcgccagcttgagctgcaagaACGAGAAGCACaactcgagcgtcttggcaCTGAACTCGAGCAAGCACGTCGCCAATTGGCTTCGGCCCAAACGCCTTGCGCACCATCGCCGATCTCTCTCGGCGAACTCTCCACGCTGCGCGACGAACTGGGCGCATCCGAAGAAGAGCGTCAAACATTGCAGGTTGAATTGGCCAAACTGCGGGCTGTCGCTTCAGGTCGAGAACGGGTGACAGAGAAGTTGGCCTCTCTGGAGACTGAGCTCTCGCGTGCCAATGCAAAGATCTCTGAATTGGAAAAAGAGATCTTAGCAGAAAAGGCAAGGAGTGCTGAAGCATTGAAGAAAGTCAGTCGCCCATTGCCCGTTCCTTTACCGATTCAAGGAGGCTCAATGACAGGTTCGCCAGTTTCGCCCACCAAAGCTCTTGCTGGTGGATCGAAGCTTCGTCCTGGTGCAACGACTCCTACTTGCACTCTAACGAGCGGACTGAACCGCGCAGGATCGGTAAAGGAGTACCGACGATACCAATCCGGAGCGGATGCTTCTTCTCCCACCCCaccttctccttctcctgcATCTGGATCGCGCAGCGTGATGCTCGGTCACACACCGACATTCTCGGGCTCGAGCCTTGGCAGCCACACATCGATACTGGCCGCCTCGCCCTCCACTGCCACCCAGCCCGCAGGCAAAGCCGAGAGGGATGAGATCGACAGGTTAAACGCAGTGATCAATTCGCAGCGCGCAATCATGGCGGATCTAGAGAATTCGGTGGCTTCATGGAAGACGCGAATGAAGACACAGGCCGAGCTGATCCACAAGTTGATGGTTTCCAACGGCACCAGTTCGGCAGCGGGTCAGTCACCTCCTTCTTCCGACGCTGAAGCAGACGAAGTCTTCGGACAAGGCTCACCACGTCGTCACAAACAGGCTGGTTGGCAGCAAGATGCACAACATACACTGCCTAGGACTACCCACCTCGCACTGTCTTCCACCAACAACAGCGTTCCAACACCGTACTACGGAGCACACACGTTCAACCGCCCCCCTTCGACCATCGGTTCACCAACCAAACCTTTCTCCAACAGCTCTACCGCCGACTCCTGGTCTTACAGCTCCCCCCACCCCTTACCTCTTCCAGGCAGCGGCGATTCTGTTTCACCATCCAAGCGCAAACCACGAaagacgatcgagatggatcTCAAACTGCTCAAATCCAGCCCAAGAGTCGAGAGCAGTAAGAATAGGTTCAACCTGGAGAATGAAGTGGCAAATTCAGCAGATACTCCCACCAAGAGACGAGCTACCAACGCTTCCGCCTACTACATCTAG
- a CDS encoding putative U6 snRNA-associated Sm-like protein LSm6, translating into MSAAAQQPNAKAGSPNDFLKGVIGKNVNVRLNSGIDYRGVLSCLDGYMNIALEQTVEYVDGIKKNSYGDAFIRGNNVMYITALEK; encoded by the exons AtgtctgcagcagcacagcagccaaaTGCTAAGGCAGGCAGCCCTAATGACTTTCTCAAAGGCGTCATTGGCAAGAACGTCAATGTTCGTCTCAATTCCGGTATCGACTACCGCGGCGTGCTCTCGTGCTTGGATGGCTACATGAAcatcgcgctcgagcaaaCAGTCGAGTACGTCGATGGTATCAAGAAGAACTCGTACGGTGACGCTTTCATTCGAGGTAACAATG TAATGTACATCACCGCTTTGGAAAAGTAA
- a CDS encoding uncharacterized protein (related to veA protein): MSRPESRSGNASTPQGTSVLKADDGGSGQTPGGSTENSVAYRYVAVQQMTSCRDHIEYQLTVREQPKQSRMCGVGEKADRRPIDPAPIVQLRVVTHDRPIRQSDPVGSASVAPPVERRPGQGAAAPQTPGVRRGLPVTTALGDGWEDKAWYLENPYYFMYAMLCNADTDEELHLLNDGKTRYTSGSCVSCLYHLKDIDGSHQGFFVFPDLSIRVEGRYRLKLCLFETIGHSVHHCKSIYSDPFHVYTAKRFPGMEESTRLSKSFAEQGLKVRVRKHPRSRRRGSKRTKDESDASDETPLARHVSPKRARASDVLPMSGLPMSQPIASSRMPRSMDDRFERADYDRTPSMASAYYDVKGAPPSRHAPWEEEEVLRLRESRAWDPMYDAPSALYSHHAREDRVEDRRLPPRDFADGRYMDGDYPPHTRSAAAPLSSMSARAGPSEYSEHVRSVYLRDDPVRSMHGSPHRLSAALPPLPPPLSKTPSHPALVGRGYPESSASLTPAYSRNYPSVPAPAPAPAPMPMRPAPLLSRSYDHIGQQSSGRIYDDYGPRPNVVAHYSGSYDPRDALARGFSPPSPQPGRRSPYASHHPPTQWRSGPPSPSRPSDYHLGRASAVERGYAAARRSPIPSARGIDTPPEAYAGFESNPFPRRSFGVPDAGRPAATYDAPRAPPADLYAPDEGPPSGRLGGIGFAPSSRERLILPPLPVPSPLSAHRGELTPLGTRDRDREAAYIAMPRDRDQGLAPTERYLSPSGYNPRAGELDQRDREWEWECERERERERERKRGPASPEYRRDFAQATMPSKPSSRGHNQPY; this comes from the coding sequence ATGAGCCGTCCTGAAAGTCGCTCTGGCAACGCGTCGACGCCGCAGGGCACAAGCGTGTTAAAGGCGGATGACGGCGGTTCAGGTCAGACTCCTGGCGGCAGTACCGAGAACAGCGTGGCTTACCGATATGTAGCCGTCCAGCAGATGACCTCGTGTCGTGATCACATCGAGTACCAATTGACTGTGCGAGAACAGCCGAAACAGTCGAGGATGTGCGGTGTTGGTGAAAAGGCGGACCGTAGACcgatcgatccagctcCGATCGTGCAGCTTCGTGTCGTCACCCACGACCGTCCCATCCGTCAGAGTGACCCAGTCGGAAGTGCTTCCGTCGCGCCACCCGTCGAGAGAAGGCCCGGCCAGGGTGCCGCCGCACCTCAGACACCAGGTGTTCGAAGAGGCTTGCCCGTCACCACCGCCCTTGGCGATGGCTGGGAGGACAAAGCCTGGTACCTCGAAAATCCATACTACTTTATGTACGCCATGCTCTGCAACGCAGAcaccgacgaggagctgcaCCTGCTCAATGACGGAAAGACAAGATACACTAGCGGCTCGTGTGTCTCTTGCCTCTACCACCTCAAGGACATTGATGGCTCACATCAAGGTTTCTTTGTCTTTCCGGACTTGAGCATCCGCGTCGAAGGTCGCTACCGCCTCAAACTCTGTCTCTTTGAAACCATCGGCCACTCGGTGCATCATTGCAAATCCATCTATTCGGATCCCTTCCACGTCTATACAGCCAAGCGCTTTCCAGGCATGGAAGAGTCGACGCGTCTCTCCAAGTCGTTTGCCGAACAAGGTCTCAAGGTACGCGTTCGCAAGCATCCTCGCTCGCGACGAAGAGGCTCCAAGAGGACAAaggacgagagcgacgcTTCCGACGAGACTCCCCTGGCGCGACATGTCAGCCCCAAACGTGCCAGAGCATCTGATGTTTTGCCAATGTCGGGTCTTCCCATGTCGCAGCCAATCGCATCATCAAGGATGCCGCGCTCAATGGATGATCGCTTCGAACGCGCCGACTACGATCGAACGCCTTCCATGGCCTCTGCGTACTACGACGTCAAAGGCGCTCCTCCAAGCCGACATGCTCCGTgggaagaggaggaagtATTGCGGCTGCGCGAATCGCGCGCTTGGGATCCTATGTATGATGCTCCATCAGCCCTCTACTCTCATCATGCTCGAGAAGACAGGGTGGAGGATCGTCGTCTCCCTCCGCGTGACTTTGCCGACGGACGCTACATGGATGGCGACTACCCTCCGCACAcacgatcagcagcagctccacTCAGCAGCATGTCCGCTCGAGCAGGTCCTTCAGAATATTCCGAACACGTCCGATCGGTTTACCTCCGAGACGATCCTGTTCGTTCCATGCATGGCTCACCTCACCGTCTCTCAGCAGCATTGCCGCCACTACCACCGCCACTGTCTAAAACGCCGTCGCATCCAGCTTTGGTGGGTCGAGGATATCCAGAATCCTCGGCCAGCCTGACGCCAGCATACAGCCGCAACTACCCTTCCGTCCCCGCCCCCGCCCCCGCCCCAGCTCCCATGCCTATGCGTCCAGCCCCGCTCCTTTCTCGATCATACGACCATATCGGTCAGCAATCTTCTGGGCGAATCTATGACGACTATGGTCCGCGCCCAAATGTAGTCGCTCATTACAGCGGCTCATACGATCCTCGAGACGCCCTTGCTCGTGGGTTTTCTCCACCTTCACCACAGCCGGGTCGTAGAAGCCCCTATGCATCTCATCATCCGCCTACACAATGGCGTTCTGGCCCACCGAGTCCCAGCAGACCGTCCGACTACCACCTCGGCAGGGCTTCGGCGGTGGAACGAGGAtacgctgctgcgcgaaGGTCGCCCATACCTTCTGCTCGAGGCATCGACACGCCGCCAGAAGCATATGCTGGCTTCGAAAGCAATCCTTTTCCCCGTCGTAGCTTTGGGGTCCCTGATGCGGGACGCCCTGCAGCAACGTACGACGCACCTCGAGCACCACCGGCGGATCTGTATGCGCCAGATGAAGGACCGCCCTCGGGACGACTAGGCGGCATCGGGTTTGCTCCCTCCAGTCGTGAACGACTCATCTTACCTCCTCTGCCTGTACCATCTCCTCTATCTGCACATAGAGGTGAATTGACCCCGCTCGGCAcacgagatcgagatcgagaagcGGCGTACATAGCGATGCCACGAGATCGCGATCAAGGCCTTGCCCCTACAGAACGGTACCTTTCCCCGTCAGGTTACAATCCGCGCGctggcgagctcgatcaaCGAGACCGAGAATGGGAATGGGAATGCGAACGTGAACGTGAACGTGAACgcgagcgcaagcgagGTCCGGCGTCTCCCGAATACCGGCGCGATTTTGCACAGGCTACCATGCCCAGTAAACCTTCTTCTCGTGGTCATAACCAACCGTACTAA